In Terriglobales bacterium, a genomic segment contains:
- a CDS encoding OmpA family protein, with amino-acid sequence MQVEPMEKTPVFRVDVVSRTTQAVNYRHRGGATKIDFKGTQVMPQAVGSATVQSKTGRLDIEAKFHHLQPASKFGLEYMTYVLWAITPEGRANNLGELLVDGGGSGGLHVTSDLQAFGMIVTAEPYFAVTQPSDVVVAENSIRVDTLGREEQINARYQLLPRGTYQATVEKIDAPMFGVDRNLPLDLLEARNALRIARAAKADQYASASYQRAAELLKQAEEYYSRKQGRTPIGTVARDAAQTAEDARVISLKKQEEERQEAERKAAADREAKARAQADEESARRAAAESERVRAEQAKAEAEQARQEALRQQQAADAARAAAFEQQKAAQADAEKARAAAEEAERQRQAAEADKAALRAKLLLQFNKILSTRDTPRGLVINMSDVLFEFGKYNLRPEARERLAKISGIALNYPELHFVAEGHTDNVGSDLFNQQLSEKRAAAVRDYLVQQGIDGSNIASLGLGKSQPVAPNGTAAGRQANRRVELIVSGEVIGTQIGAATNAGPPDSQPH; translated from the coding sequence ATGCAGGTCGAGCCCATGGAGAAGACGCCGGTGTTTCGCGTCGATGTCGTTTCGCGCACTACGCAGGCAGTCAACTATCGGCACCGTGGCGGCGCGACCAAGATTGACTTCAAGGGCACGCAAGTCATGCCGCAAGCCGTCGGGAGTGCCACCGTCCAGAGCAAGACCGGCAGGCTCGACATCGAAGCGAAATTCCACCACTTGCAGCCGGCTTCGAAATTCGGGCTGGAATACATGACGTACGTGCTCTGGGCAATTACGCCGGAAGGCCGGGCCAATAACCTCGGTGAACTGCTCGTGGACGGGGGAGGAAGTGGGGGCCTGCACGTCACCAGCGACCTGCAGGCGTTTGGGATGATCGTGACTGCAGAACCGTATTTCGCGGTTACGCAGCCAAGTGACGTTGTCGTCGCTGAGAATTCCATCCGGGTGGATACCTTAGGCCGGGAAGAACAAATTAACGCAAGGTACCAATTGCTGCCTCGCGGAACCTACCAGGCGACAGTAGAAAAAATTGATGCACCTATGTTTGGCGTCGACCGTAATCTCCCGCTTGACTTGCTGGAAGCGCGGAATGCTTTGCGGATTGCACGCGCTGCCAAGGCAGATCAGTATGCGAGTGCCAGCTACCAGCGGGCTGCCGAACTCCTCAAGCAAGCCGAGGAATATTACTCTCGGAAACAGGGTAGAACTCCGATCGGCACCGTGGCCCGAGACGCAGCGCAGACCGCCGAGGATGCCCGCGTAATCTCACTGAAGAAGCAAGAGGAAGAACGGCAAGAGGCGGAACGCAAGGCGGCTGCTGATCGCGAAGCTAAGGCTCGCGCCCAAGCGGATGAGGAATCTGCGCGTCGGGCCGCTGCCGAGTCGGAGAGGGTTCGCGCCGAGCAGGCTAAGGCGGAAGCCGAGCAAGCACGGCAGGAAGCGCTGCGTCAGCAACAGGCAGCCGATGCCGCCCGCGCGGCCGCATTCGAGCAGCAGAAGGCGGCGCAAGCTGACGCGGAAAAGGCCCGGGCTGCAGCCGAGGAAGCGGAACGCCAGCGCCAGGCCGCCGAGGCGGACAAAGCCGCCTTGCGCGCCAAACTTCTGCTGCAGTTCAACAAAATCCTGAGTACCCGGGACACGCCGCGAGGGCTCGTCATCAACATGTCCGACGTGCTGTTTGAGTTCGGGAAGTACAACTTGCGCCCGGAGGCGCGCGAACGTTTGGCGAAGATTTCAGGAATTGCTCTGAACTATCCCGAACTACATTTCGTTGCCGAGGGACACACGGATAATGTTGGGAGCGATTTGTTCAACCAGCAGCTCTCCGAAAAGCGCGCCGCCGCAGTGCGCGACTACTTGGTCCAACAGGGCATTGACGGCAGCAATATTGCCTCGCTGGGTCTGGGAAAGAGTCAGCCAGTCGCGCCCAATGGTACCGCCGCGGGGCGGCAGGCAAATCGTCGGGTGGAGCTAATAGTTTCGGGAGAGGTCATTGGTACCCAGATCGGAGCCGCGACCAACGCCGGACCTCCCGATTCTCAACCCCATTAG